A genome region from Setaria italica strain Yugu1 chromosome III, Setaria_italica_v2.0, whole genome shotgun sequence includes the following:
- the LOC101756193 gene encoding cellulose synthase-like protein G2 — translation MAAGETTTPPFSSVHVNRRLATANRLMAAVHAALAAAAIAHRALHLHQLSGGVARNAAMVAADLTLLFLWTLSQSGLWRPVSRAAFPDRLLESRRRGDLPAVDVLVVTADPDKEPALGVMNTVVSAMALDYHGGRLSVYLSDDAGSPLTLMAARKAYAFARAWVPFCRRHSVQCPWPDRYFAGDDGQDDGGDRCGEAAEERRRMKKMYETFKGDIEEASKENSISRSWTKEKRQDHDAYVEIITAGEEDDDQQGEETMPLLVYVSREKRRASPHHFKAGALNALLRVSSLVSNAPYLLVLDCDMSCNSRSSALEAMCFHLDRSPPAPESLAFVQFPQMFHNLSPNDIYTNDLRSFFATRWIGQDGLRGPLLVGTGFYVRRDALYGAMPSAATSLPAHGAEFSSMEAGELVRRFGHSDDLISSVRNLHLQKPPATGLQRRRLPRDAALVASCAYETGTGWGDEVGFMYQSVVEDYFTGYRRFLSRGWTSAYCYPAPSSRPPFLGTMPTNLKDVLVQNKRWMSGFLAVGLSRRYCPLACRGLLAVSVPQAMTVAYFGFLSLYAFPALCYATLPQLCFLRGVPLFPDAAAAPWFAAAFASSLVQHLVEVSVARRGLAVRTWWNEQRFWMLNAVTAQLFGCVSAVQDLVGAAALRFDLTSKADDDDGGRLYQKGVFDFTGCSTLLLPATTLCALNAAALVGGTWKMMTGGGGGGLSGEMLPQLFLLSYVAALSYPLLEGMFLRMDSARVPGRITALSVALAAVLLSLFG, via the exons ATGGCTGCTGGCGAGACGACGACACCACCGTTCAGTTCCGTGCACGTGAACAGGCGCCTGGCCACCGCCAACCGCCTCATGGCGGCCGTCCACGcagcgctcgccgccgcggccatcgcCCACCGCGCCCTGCACCTGCATCagctcagcggcggcgtggcccgCAACGCCGCCATGGTTGCGGCGGACCTGACGCTCCTGTTCCTGTGGACGCTGTCGCAGTCGGGCCTGTGGCGGCCCGTCTCGCGCGCCGCGTTCCCGGACCGGCTGCTGGAgtcccggcggcgcggggacCTCCCGGCCGTGGACGTGCTGGTGGTGACGGCGGACCCAGACAAGGAGCCAGCGTTGGGGGTGATGAACACGGTGGTGTCGGCCATGGCGCTGGACTACCACGGCGGGAGGCTGAGCGTGTACCTATCGGACGATGCCGGGTCGCCGCTGACGCTGATGGCCGCCCGCAAGGCCTACGCCTTCGCCAGGGCGTGGGTGCCCTTCTGCAGGAGGCACTCGGTGCAGTGCCCGTGGCCCGACAGGtacttcgccggcgacgacggccagGATGACGGCGGCGATCGCTGCGGTGAGGCCGCCGAGGAGAGGCGAAGAATGAAG AAAATGTACGAGACGTTCAAAGGGGACATAGAGGAGGCCAGTAAGGAGAACAGTATTTCCAGGAGCTGGACGAAAGAAAAACGTCAGGATCACGATGCTTATGTCGAG ATCATCACCGcgggcgaggaggacgacgaccaaCAGGGCGAGGAAACCATGCCGTTGCTGGTGTACGTGTCCCGCGAGAAGCGGAGGGCGTCCCCTCACCACTTCAAGGCCGGCGCTCTCAACGCCCTG CTGCGGGTGTCGAGCCTTGTGAGCAACGCGCCCTACTTGCTGGTGCTCGACTGCGACATGTCCTGCAACAGCCGCTCCTCCGCCCTGGAGGCCATGTGCTTCCATCTCGACCgatccccgccggcgccggagagccTCGCCTTCGTGCAGTTCCCGCAGATGTTCCACAACCTCAGCCCCAACGACATCTACACCAATGACCTCCGATCCTTCTTCGCG ACTCGATGGATCGGCCAGGACGGCCTCCGGGGCCCGCTCCTCGTTGGCACCGGCTTCTACGTCAGGAGGGACGCACTGTACGGGGCCAtgccgtccgccgccacctcgttGCCGGCGCACGGTGCAGAGTTCTCGTCCATGGAGGCCGGCGAGCTGGTGAGGAGGTTCGGCCACTCCGACGACCTCATATCCTCCGTGCGCAACCTCCACCTGCAGAAACCACCTGCGACTGGTCTCCaacgtcgtcgtcttcctcgagACGCGGCGCTGGTGGCCTCCTGCGCGTACGAGACCGGCACCGGgtggggcgacgaggtggggtTCATGTACCAGTCGGTGGTGGAGGACTACTTCACCGGCTACCGCCGCTTCTTATCCCGGGGCTGGACGTCGGCCTACTGCTACCCGGCGCCCTCGTCCCGGCCGCCGTTCCTCGGCACCATGCCCACCAACCTCAAGGACGTGCTGGTCCAGAACAAGCGCTGGATGTCTGGCTTTCTCGCCGTTGGCCTCTCTAGGCGCTACTGCCCGCTCGCCTGCCGGGGGCTCCTCGCCGTCTCCGTGCCGCAGGCCATGACCGTCGCCTACTTCGGCTTCCTTTCGCTCTACGCGTTCCCAGCGCTGTGCTACGCCACCCTGCCGCAGCTCTGCTTCCTCCGCGGCGTCCCTCTGTtcccggacgccgccgccgccccgtggttcgccgccgccttcgcatCCTCCTTGGTGCAGCACCTGGTCGAGGTGTCGGTGGCGAGGCGCGGGCTGGCGGTGCGGACGTGGTGGAACGAGCAGAGGTTCTGGATGCTCAACGCCGTCACCGCCCAGCTGTTCGGCTGCGTCAGCGCCGTCCAggacctcgtcggcgccgccgcgctgcgctTCGACCTCACCAGCAAGGCCGACGACGATGATGGCGGCAGGCTGTACCAGAAGGGCGTGTTCGACTTCACGGGGTGCTCCACGCTGCTGCTCCCGGCCACCACCCTCTGCGCCCTCAACGCCGCGGCGCTGGTCGGGGGCACCTGGAAAATGAtgaccggaggcggcggcggcggcttgtcCGGCGAGATGTTGCCGCAGCTGTTTCTCCTGAGCTACGTGGCGGCGCTGAGCTACCCGCTGCTGGAGGGGATGTTCCTCCGGATGGACTCCGCAAGGGTTCCAGGGCGCATCACCGCACTCTCAGTCGCCTTGGCCGCGGTGCTGCTCTCCCTGTTTGGATAG